A stretch of the Lolium perenne isolate Kyuss_39 chromosome 3, Kyuss_2.0, whole genome shotgun sequence genome encodes the following:
- the LOC139838691 gene encoding uncharacterized protein, producing MHYLCSSTTEYLRASPVASSKASPKGIWGAPDKKSVPAASPKAHFCPARPDTVSGAPSPSPSHRGRSGDAGHNEKRGGLPHVGDYLHKPLVRASFLVAPSFPRLPPHRRRWISRPFGRLICAASQHRCRGWGSRRSCRRRRVASASQNAPSNPPHLRAQKVLDDLPAMDSDDEMVALLLEDEQAFDDDLREHLLIIASLQDMLDAEAEKRKRPRRGGSRPGRRKSKPRQRMEGHAMLQNDYFADGATHADNFRRRYRMSKGLFMNILHGVREFDPYFKLKVDVVGYISKMGHFCQNNLESIRPKQKFSLSYSLRIYCSAYLYLNNSGMKHISLVEIIRQDTCLGASIEKYVAAE from the exons ATGCACTACCTATGTTCTTCTACAACCGAgtacctaagagcatctccagtcgcgtcctccaaagcgtcccccaaagggatttggggcgcgccggacaaaaaaagcgttccagccgcgtcccccaaagcccatttttgtccggcgcggcccgatacggtgtccggcgccccgagcccgtccccgtcccacaggggacgctccggggacgccggacacaacgaaaagcgaggcgggctcccacatgtcggcgactatttgcataaaccgttggttcgcgcctcttttctcgtcgctccttccttcccgcgcctcccaccccaccgccgccgctggatttcccggccgtttgggcgtctgatctgTGCTGCGAGTcagcaccgttgtcgcggctggggctcccgccggtcgtgccgccgccgccgcgtcgccagcgcctcccagaacgcgccgtcaaatccgccccacctccgcgcacagaaggtgctcgacgacttgccag ccatggacagcgacgatgagatggttgccctgctgctggaggacgagcaagcgttcgacgacgacctgcgggagcatttgctgatcatcgcgtccctccaggacatgcttgacgctgaggcggagaagaggaagaggccgcgccgcggaggatcaaggccgggaagaaggaagtcgaagccccggcagaggatggaggggcatgccatgctgcagaacgactacttcgccgacggggcaacacatgccgacaattttcggcgccggtacaggatgagcaagggcctgttcatgaatatcctccacggcgttcgagagttcgacccctacttcaagctcaaggtcgACGTTGtagggtatatatccaaaatgggccacttttgtcaaaacaatctcgaatccatcag ACCAAAACAGAAATTTTCTCTTAGCTACAGTCTCAGAATATATTGCAGTGCATATCTGTATTTAAATAACAGTGGCATGAAGCACATCTCCCTTGTTGAGATCATCAGGCAAGATACAT GTCTTGGAGCTTCAATAGAGAAGTATGTTGCGGCTGAATGA